A genomic stretch from Shewanella sediminis HAW-EB3 includes:
- a CDS encoding methyl-accepting chemotaxis protein: MKMTIKAKLIILVGALLVAVSGYFIVNMIVIEQAVLKQEELNISNKVESLVKQNLIGQVDTLSRSVNDFYQQSRVENIRQALGDEIVMFRGIINRMYENNLTDDPDMMVYTFINEYQWGKGRYLFAYDADTLTNEAAGIGGVSMGNSRDVVDEKGNYYARNIVAAAKENKVGFTSYFFSNPTTGKVEEKLSASFYFEPLNLVIATGEYISTLKQDKVTAALQTVMAAKYGESGEFWIQDTSGKILAHSQKSLIGQQTANTDKAKQALGEQPEAFVLLPASSSANSAEAKISYVRKILPEWNWVIGTGAYESDVTSIQQGLTEGTREIFDSKIYQSIAVTSVLIVLALIFCVWLLNKIITDMVVLKERIETLSTGEADLTSRLEIATRDELADIGHSVNNFISYLQDMMLDISKSSKEITEGITQLNGQSERNSQALNSHTSETELAVTAITQMNASAEAVAQSAVQTASSTQQANEEAKASKVTVVDASNSVIALVEEMNTATSSINTMSENTKQIVSVLDVIGGIAEQTNLLALNAAIEAARAGEQGRGFAVVADEVRSLASRTQSSTAQIEEILSTLRRDAATAEKVMTETKNSCQKVAENTSRVTTSLDTMTGSIVEINDLGSQIATASEQQSAVTDEISRNMHTIEAMALELLQNGQQTALSTQNLSAANEQLNVLVSKFKLA; encoded by the coding sequence ATGAAAATGACAATTAAAGCTAAATTAATCATATTAGTAGGTGCCTTACTCGTTGCTGTTTCCGGCTACTTCATCGTCAACATGATCGTGATTGAACAGGCGGTTCTCAAACAAGAAGAGCTTAATATCAGCAATAAAGTCGAAAGCCTGGTAAAACAGAATCTTATCGGTCAGGTGGATACGCTCAGCCGTTCGGTCAACGACTTCTATCAACAGTCCAGAGTAGAAAATATCAGACAGGCTCTGGGCGATGAGATTGTCATGTTTCGCGGTATCATAAATCGCATGTACGAGAATAATCTCACCGATGATCCCGATATGATGGTCTATACCTTTATCAACGAATATCAGTGGGGAAAGGGCCGTTACCTGTTTGCCTATGACGCAGACACCCTGACAAACGAAGCCGCCGGTATTGGTGGTGTATCGATGGGAAATAGTCGTGATGTTGTCGATGAAAAAGGCAATTATTACGCTCGAAATATTGTAGCCGCCGCCAAAGAAAATAAGGTAGGTTTCACCAGCTACTTCTTCTCCAATCCAACCACAGGGAAGGTCGAAGAGAAGCTCTCTGCCTCCTTCTATTTTGAACCACTCAATCTGGTCATTGCTACCGGTGAGTACATCAGCACCCTGAAACAGGATAAGGTAACGGCCGCACTACAGACCGTTATGGCAGCAAAATATGGTGAAAGTGGTGAGTTCTGGATACAAGATACCAGCGGTAAAATCCTGGCCCACTCTCAAAAAAGCCTCATAGGTCAACAAACAGCAAACACCGATAAGGCAAAGCAAGCCTTGGGTGAGCAGCCTGAGGCCTTCGTCCTGCTCCCGGCCTCCTCTTCGGCGAATAGCGCCGAGGCCAAAATCTCATACGTCAGGAAGATCCTCCCCGAGTGGAATTGGGTCATTGGCACCGGCGCCTATGAGTCCGATGTCACCTCTATTCAACAGGGACTGACCGAAGGAACCCGTGAGATATTTGACAGTAAAATCTACCAGAGTATCGCGGTAACGAGTGTACTTATCGTCCTTGCGCTTATTTTCTGTGTATGGCTGCTGAACAAGATAATCACAGATATGGTCGTACTTAAAGAGCGCATAGAGACCCTCTCCACCGGCGAAGCAGATCTGACCTCTCGATTGGAGATCGCTACCCGTGATGAGCTTGCAGATATAGGTCATTCGGTGAATAATTTTATCAGTTACCTTCAAGATATGATGCTCGATATCTCTAAATCCTCTAAAGAGATCACCGAAGGGATCACGCAACTTAACGGCCAATCTGAACGAAACAGCCAGGCCCTCAATAGTCACACCTCAGAGACTGAACTCGCAGTTACGGCGATCACTCAGATGAACGCCTCAGCAGAAGCCGTGGCCCAAAGTGCGGTGCAAACGGCGTCGAGCACCCAACAAGCCAATGAAGAAGCTAAAGCCTCTAAGGTCACCGTTGTCGATGCTTCAAACAGTGTCATTGCTCTCGTAGAGGAGATGAATACGGCGACCAGCAGCATCAATACCATGAGCGAGAACACCAAGCAGATCGTATCGGTACTCGACGTTATAGGAGGGATCGCCGAACAGACTAATCTGCTCGCTCTCAATGCCGCCATCGAAGCCGCCCGCGCCGGAGAACAGGGACGAGGATTTGCGGTCGTCGCCGATGAGGTACGCTCGCTCGCCTCTCGTACACAATCGAGTACCGCTCAGATAGAGGAGATCTTGTCCACATTACGACGCGATGCGGCAACGGCAGAAAAAGTGATGACCGAGACTAAGAATAGCTGCCAGAAGGTGGCAGAAAATACCTCACGCGTCACCACCAGCCTTGATACCATGACAGGTTCTATCGTGGAAATTAACGATTTAGGCAGTCAAATCGCGACGGCATCCGAGCAGCAAAGTGCAGTAACCGATGAGATTAGCCGAAATATGCACACCATAGAGGCCATGGCACTTGAGCTATTACAAAACGGCCAACAAACGGCGCTAAGCACTCAAAACCTTTCGGCAGCTAACGAGCAACTCAATGTGTTAGTCAGTAAGTTTAAGCTCGCTTAA